The Fundidesulfovibrio putealis DSM 16056 genome segment GTGCCGATGAACGAGATGGGACGGATGTAGCCTTCCTCCATCTTGTTGGCCTTGAGGGTTTCCAGGATGCCCGAGAGAATCTGCTCTTCGGTGTAGGGGATCTTGATCTCCACGATCTTGGCGGAGTCGAAGAGCCGGTGGACGTGCTCCTCAAGGCGGAAAACGGCCGAACCGCCGCCAGCCTGCTTGTAGGCGCGGATCCCTTCGAATACGCCCACGCCGTAGTGAAGGGTATGGGTCATCACATGAACCCGGGCCTCTTCCCAGGGCACCAGAGCACCATCGAACCAGATAAGCTCGGATTTGGGCGACATAGATTCCTCTTTCATGGTATTGCCCGAAGCGCCAACGCGCGGGCTTGAATACGAAAGGCTAGACAAAAGCCCTCTCCAGGTCAAGGTCGCCTCGACATATGATTGCCTCTCCATGCTCTCGGCCATTTCGCCATTACGCTTGAATAACAGGATAATTATTCAAATTGCCTTGCTGGCAGCCCGCCAACCAAAGCATTGCCAACGCGCGCCGCACCGGGTAGATGTCGCGGCGGATATGATGACGCCACCAATCGGTCCCCAATTCCCCTGGCTGGCCCCCCTGGCCGGATACTCCGACCTCCCCTTCCGCATGCTCTGCCGCGAGTACGGGGCGGCCTGCGCCGTCACGGAGATGGTCAGTTCCAAGGGCATGGTCTATTTCAGTCCCGGCACCAAGGACCTCCTGGCCACCTGCCCGCAGGATTCCCCTCTGGCCGTGCAGCTCTTCGGGGCCGAACCCGAGATGTTCGCCCGCGCCATGGACATGCTCCTGGACCAGGGATTTACGCTGTTCGACCTCAACTGCGGCTGCTCCGTGCCCAAGGTCGCCAAGACCGGCGCGGGCTCGGCGCTCATGCGCACGCCGGACGTCCTGCGCGGGATTGTGCGGGTCATGGTGGCCAAGGCCGGTCCGGGGCGCGTCGGGGTCAAGCTGCGCTCCGGCTCCAGCGCCGAAGACCTGAGCGTCTTCAACATCGCCAAGTCCGTGGAAGAAGAAGGCGCGGCCTGGCTGTGCCTGCACCCTCGCCACGCTCGCCAGGGCTACTCCGGAACGGCCAGATGGGAGCTCGTCAAAGAGCTCAAAGAGCGCTCAAACGTGCCGGTCATCGCAAGCGGGGACCTGTTCACCGCGCAGGACGCGCACCGCTGCCTGGCCGAGACCGGCGCGGACGGCGTGATGTTCGCGCGCGGCGCCATGTACGATCCGGCCATCTTCCGTCATTTCCTGGACGGGTCCACCGCCCCGGCCAGCGGCCCCGAGATCGCCCGGCTCATCGAACGCCACGCCGCCCTCATCCGCGAATATGGCCGCCCGGAGCGTGCGCTGTTGCGCATGCGCTCCATCGTGCCCCGCTACGTGCGCAATCTGCTGGGGGCACGCGCGTTGCGCCAGGAAGTCGGTTCGTGTATGTCCTGGGAGCATCTGGCGGACATCACGGGCCGCATCGCTGAAGCCAAGCCGGCCCCGGGGCCTGAACACCACCTTCAGATCAGGGAGAACTGGGATGACCGTTCGTAGAGCCAAGACCGCCGGATTCTGCATGGGCGTGGACCTGGCCCTGCGCAAGCTCGATCAGCTCCTGAAAGACCAGAACCCGGACGTGCCCATTTACACCTTCGGACCGCTCATCCACAATCCGCAGGTGCTTGCCCACTATGCCTCCAAGGGCGTGCGCCGCACCGAGGACCCGGAGGCCATCGAGCCCGGAGCCATCGTGCTCATCCGCGCCCACGGCATACCTCGCACCGTGGATGAGCGCCTCGCAGCGCGCGGCCTCAC includes the following:
- a CDS encoding tRNA dihydrouridine synthase, producing the protein MTPPIGPQFPWLAPLAGYSDLPFRMLCREYGAACAVTEMVSSKGMVYFSPGTKDLLATCPQDSPLAVQLFGAEPEMFARAMDMLLDQGFTLFDLNCGCSVPKVAKTGAGSALMRTPDVLRGIVRVMVAKAGPGRVGVKLRSGSSAEDLSVFNIAKSVEEEGAAWLCLHPRHARQGYSGTARWELVKELKERSNVPVIASGDLFTAQDAHRCLAETGADGVMFARGAMYDPAIFRHFLDGSTAPASGPEIARLIERHAALIREYGRPERALLRMRSIVPRYVRNLLGARALRQEVGSCMSWEHLADITGRIAEAKPAPGPEHHLQIRENWDDRS